Below is a genomic region from Osmerus mordax isolate fOsmMor3 chromosome 22, fOsmMor3.pri, whole genome shotgun sequence.
GAGTAAGTTTTTCATTAAGTTTTCTAGACGTACGTCACAGTTGTTTTGCACCCCACATGTCAAACCCTTTTGCCGAATTAAGAGGCGATGCAAGCTATTCCGACAGTTCTAGCAACAAAAAAACTAACTTTTATGATCAAATAGTTGCTCCAACGGTTGCTCTCTCAGTAGTCTCCAATCATTTTTGTTCAGTTAATCATTATCAAACATGAGTTTATACTGATTGAATAGTTTGGAAAGTGGTCTTGGTGCATTACGCAACTTATGGTCACTGCACCGTCCACTGTATGCTCTTACCTCATCGGTATAAAAAATGCAGACACTCTCCAGGTCATATACAACCACGAGTGCAGTCCTGAATTACAAATACTTATAGCGAATTTAAAGAAAATGCATCAGTGGTGGTTATGGTGAAGCAATAGAGGAGATTATGGGTAAGCCTATAGCTACTGTGTGTTTATGACAAAATAAGTTGTAAGTAGGCTATATATATAGCCTACTCTATGGACACGTTTTGTATAAAcctttctttacatttacatttagtcatttaaataAAACCAAAGTTTTTTCTTCATAGACTTAGTTATTACATATTAAGTAGTTTGGACTCTGCCCACAGCAGCTGTTGGACATCACGATGTGCTGTATTACTTCTTTTactcaaaaaaagaaagactgtCTTATTCAAATTTAAGGTATCTTTAATAATATATTCTAGTGTGTAACATCATCTTTAATCTTCAGTCTAGACACATGTCCTCCAAGctctaaacaggccacacagaATGTGCAAAGCAAGTCTGAATGTATGTAGTCACAttgtattgtgtatgtgtgtgtgtgggtgttgtgtggtggtgtgtgtcctaGGTTAGTACCCCTCATTGTGTAGAGTATGACGACAGTCCTGTCCATGGCGTGGGTGTGCTGTAAGAATCTGCCCTCatgtttcctcttcctgtttgggTTCCACCGGGATAGTGGGCAGCAAAGGGTCAGAGATcgagaaggaaaaaaaggaagaaaagaaagaaagaaagaaagtgaggaATTCAAGAAAAAGGACAGAATGAAAGCGAGGAGTGGTATGAAATGGACAACACAGAGTTGTGTGTTTTGTAACACAGTCACGTTtttagaggaggggaaggagagactaGAAAGGACAGAATGAAAtgtagagaaaaaggagagaaacagtACATTGTTTGCACCTTTTCAAAAGGCCAATCCCAAAACAGAGCAGTGAAAGAAAATCTcttttacaaaaataaatatgataTCAAACATCTAAGCTTAATTGTTACGTTAATCCAAAACATATTACAGCATCATTAAATGCACCATTAGGATGATGTAGATGTAGGCCTAGATTATATAATGGAGTTGTGATTCCCTGTGTAATCTAGCAGGTTGTTTGCATGATGATATAAACTGTCTCTTAGCATTCATGTGCACCATCCTGTCACTGGCTCTAATGAACATTCCTTCCTACAGCCTGCTCATAACCATATTTATGTACACAGTAAAGTTGACCAAACATATGATATACATACATGCAATATAGGCCTATACTATATTTACAGTATGTACCTTTAATGTATATTATGTTGACCTACTAAATATTACTGAACCAAAAACCTTCATTGATtcatattttgtttattttattcaaAATTGTACTTAGATGATCTATTTGTGATACTGTATCAGGATCTGGTTGAATTACCCCATTTTAGTAAAAGAACATGTAGGCCAATATCATCATCACATACATAAACAGGATTGAATGGTCGTtttctgttctttttctgaaccCTTAGGACATTCTTGAAAACAGATCCTAGCTTAGttcacgtatgtgtgtgtccatgaggaATGTGAATGGATGCTTCAGCAGTTATGCAACCACAGTAGGTCATGTTGACTGGGAGGTGCATCTGATTAGGTTACTGTAAGTTTCCGGAACTTTGTGAAAAACGTTGAGTGAAGTGAACTTGTCTGAGTCCTCCATCACTgcttccttcccccctcctctaccagAACATTCCGGATCTCTGATAGTACATGGGTTGAAATCAACATGTGTTTCCTCTACACATACAGCAGCCTATGTTACTTTTATGCTCTCTTCAGATCAGCGATTTCTGGATAGGTCAAAGGAGGGATGTGGTCTTAGGAGTATTTAAACAGCGTCTTAGCCAAGGTTAGCTAACTGGTTTGGAGTTATCTAACTTATCTTTGGTGGTGGACTAGTTTCCTCAGCCACATATTAAATATGTTTTTACTCGTTTCTGCTTCATTGGGACAGGAGGGTAAAGAgggacaggaaatgtaggggagagagagccggGAGGATGTGCCGGACGCAGGCCCCTGCCTCAGCCTTCGTGGCAGTGTGGcacacacactttgtgatgGCTCACTAATAAGGCCTCATCCCTTATTAGATCAGTGATATCAGTTGTTGACTGTTTCATCCTGACCGGCTGGTTTATTTACCTCTTGGTCCCTGTTCACCAGGCCCCCCGGGCTCTACCTCTAAGAAGCCCAGGAACAGAGGATTGTTTGGCAGCCTGTTTTGCTGCCTGTGTCATGACCAGGCTGAATCTCCGCCCGTCAACAACAATGCCCCGCTGCTGGTGGAGGAAAATGGAACTGTCTCCAAGGTAACTAaacactggctgactgactaggCAATTGGTTGGCTGAGTGGCTGGAAGGCATTTTTTTACCATAAATTGTCAGTAATTGTTTCTTGATCATTGCAGGTCCAGATGAAGCCACTGCTCCCTCAGGCCAAGTCAAAAGATGCTGGGAAGATCTGTGTGGTGATTGATCTGGACGAAACACTGGTCCATAGCTCCTTCAAGGtcagtgtgtatgtaagtgtgtgtgtgtgtgtgtttaaaaaggTTGTGACCAGGAAGACTAGTGTACCATCCTAGTAAGATTTAATTTATTCCATCTTCATCAGTTGATATCAAAGTGGTACCCCCTTATAAAGCCAcataatgcactttatattaTTTTCCAAGTAAATATACTTTTCAGTTTTTATGTCATTGTTGTATCCTTATAACGCCTGGGAGACACTGgcagcgaagcgccgcgatTAGCTGCAAAGCGCCTGGAAGCGCAGCCTTTTTCCTTTCGGCGCTCATGTTATCAAATTGGACCGGCCACACAGACTTCGAAGCGCTGCGAAGTACCGCGGTTGGCTCGcgctctgcagcgatcgtttcggcagcttgTCTAATTTTTCTGCGTGACGCTCGTGAATTTGTCTAGAAGATGATAAAACACACTGTTGTTTTATATATTTGACTAAACAAATATGTTAAGATTTTACTATGTTAGTTGTAGGGTATAGCGGCTATAGACGTACCATATTAATTAGGACCTAACTTCACCACACTTGTAACTAACGGCCAATCATGTTTACCGATTTctattgatttgtttttttaaacataaaaaaattatTGATGATGGCGTTGGCTGTCCAGCCAACAGTTGTTTCTAAACTGTAGACGTCTATTATCAAAGAGCGAGATAGACGAGCTGGCATACACTCAAGCAGAAGAGACATCAAAACCCTACATCACAAACCAGCTGAGAAATTTGGGATGGCTAATAATCAAAGTCAAGAAGTAGCCTGGGcctacatggagttgtatgacccacagcacgtattttacaaagacGACGGCAAAAAAGACACATTTTGCCACATTACGTTGAGATGCTGTTGCGACGGCTGTTGGAGCAACAAGTAGCCTAGATATAGTCTATGCCATGTTgatgtgaaaaaggaaagcgcagaggaggtgaaaggcttggtgaccgtgGCAGAGAAATGTGCGTCGGGTGTGAACGGCCTCGCGCCATTCATGGCCGATCGTGGCGCTTCGGGGTACAAGCTGCCAGTGTGTCGCAGGTGTTacgaaaagaggccagggttgaTGACGACACAAGACAAATGTGTTCTAATGAAACCGCTGGCAGTGTGGGGACAGTTTTTTTTGCTGGCCTTTTGCTGTTGTTttaaacaacatttacatttagtcatttagcagacgctctcatccagagcgacttacagtaagtacagggacatcccccccgaggcaagtagggtgaagtgccttgcccaaggacacaacacaggcaggaatcgaaccggcaaccctcTGATTaacagcctgattccctaaccgctcagccatctgacctccctATTTAGACACATCCACCACCAAACATACTCACACAGTTACTCACTATATAGCTATGTGTATTCAAAggttgtgtgcaagtgtgtttcTAATGTACTTCTATTTTCCTTACAGCCTGTGAGCAATGCGGACTTCATCATCCCAGTTGAGATAGATGGTACTGTCCACCAGGTAAGGTCATCTTCATCATGGGCGTCCTTCAAAATCCTGCAGAACTGACAGGAATAACAACACACTGCTTGTCAGTTGAGATGTGAAGATGGACCGTACACCCACCAGAACCATACGCATCAGAACCAGGGAGTGAGCCTGGTTCAAGTAATCCAGGATAAGTTTGTTTTACCAGACAGAGCCTATTCTGGATGACTTGGTTCAGGAGCACGCCCTCTGTCATCAAATACCTCAGGCCACAACCAAAGGACACCTGGGAGAAGAGCTTCAATGTAGAGTGTTCACTCTGTAAATGTACTATACTTTTGAACTGATCTCCATAGGATTTTGATCTTAAATCAAAGACTCATTCAGTGTGACAGAGTAAGATCTTCTTGTTTGGTAGCTGCTCGGAAATGGCCTGTATTAACCGTTATACCAGCCCTTGTCCTTTGTGTTGTTCTCGGCTGGCCCCTGatatctcttcctgtctgtaggTTTATGTGCTGAAGCGCCCCCATGTGGATGAGTTCCTGAAACGCATGGGGGAGCTGTTTGAATGTGTTCTTTTCACTGCTAGTCTTGCCAAGGTGAGAGAGACGAACTTCTGCACACAGTCTTTCTAACTGATAGACTATTGTTCTacttacttgtgtgtgtgtgtgtgtgctccagtatGCAGACCCGGTGTCAGACCTGTTGGATAAGTGGGGAGCATTCCGTTGCCGCCTGTTTCGCGAGTCGTGCGTGTTCCATCGGGGTAACTATGTCAAAGACCTGAGCAGGCTGGGTCGTGATCTCAACAAAGTCATCATCATAGACAACTCTCCTGCCTCCTACGTCTTTCACCCTGGCAACGCCGTAAGAGACCTCTCCCTGTTTACCCCTGACAACAGATTTATTCTTTGGGTTGTTGTTCTTTCGCAGTTTTTTATGCTACTGGTTGACAAATCAATTTCCTGTATGGGATTTATAAAATAATTCTTATCGAATTTCTTATCTGTTTTTGTGGGCAAAACTGTCTAAACTCGAGGCTAGACCCAACACACACTGGAAAGTTGTGTAAATAGTTTTTCCACAACGTTATTAGTTTTGTCTCCATGTCTGCTCTGTGCTATTTTTTGCTTGCTGAAATACATACAATACctctactttgtgtgtgtgtgtgtgtgtgtgtccaggtgcctGTGGCCTCATGGTTTGACGACATGTCTGACACTGAGCTCCTGGACCTCATCCCGTTTTTTGAGCAACTGAGTAAAGTTGACAATGTCTACACCATCCTCAAACAACAGAACTCCACTAGCTAGCGCCATCTCCATCAGCTAGCACAAACTGCT
It encodes:
- the LOC136966107 gene encoding carboxy-terminal domain RNA polymerase II polypeptide A small phosphatase 1-like, whose product is MDNQSSVITQVSRDEEANNAVRDKSPPGSTSKKPRNRGLFGSLFCCLCHDQAESPPVNNNAPLLVEENGTVSKVQMKPLLPQAKSKDAGKICVVIDLDETLVHSSFKPVSNADFIIPVEIDGTVHQVYVLKRPHVDEFLKRMGELFECVLFTASLAKYADPVSDLLDKWGAFRCRLFRESCVFHRGNYVKDLSRLGRDLNKVIIIDNSPASYVFHPGNAVPVASWFDDMSDTELLDLIPFFEQLSKVDNVYTILKQQNSTS